From Bacteroides uniformis:
CAATGAGTTGAGTGCCCGTGGAGAGAGCATTAAAGACCTGGAGGCGGCAGTGAAAGCATTGCTGTAACATGTTATAAATAAGAAGTTTTCGTTTAAATATGTTACAAAGCAGCCTTTTATGCTTGACACGCATTGTATAAAAGGCTATCTTTGCAAAGGAAAATCGGAAAGAGGGTTCCAGCATGCTGACCATGTTGGAATTCTTTTTTGTTTATAGTACCATTAAAAACTAACATAACATTTAAGGAGGAAAAAGTATGGCTTATATGTCAGAAGACGGCTACAAGAAATTGATGGCCGAATTGAAACACCTGGAGACGGTGGAACGTCCCAAAATATCGGCTGCCATTGCCGAAGCGCGTGACAAAGGTGATTTGTCGGAAAATGCAGAGTATGACGCTGCCAAGGAAGCTCAAGGTATGCTTGAGATGAAAATTAACAACTTGAAGCTGACCATTGCCGACGCTAAGATTATTGATGAGTCGAAGTTGAAAACCGATTCTGTACAGATTCTCAATAAGGTAGAGCTTAAGAACGTGAAGAATGGCATGAAGATGGTTTATACTATCGTTTCCGAAAGTGAAGCCAATCTGAAGGAAGGAAAGATTTCCGTCAATACTCCGATTGCACAAGGTCTGCTTGGCAAGAAAGTAGGTGACATCGCAGAAATTAAAGTTCCGCAGGGCATGATTAACCTGGAAGTAGTGAACATATCCTTTTAAAGGAAGGCAGGTCCGCATACGGGCTTGCCTTATTTTATAATTTATAGCTATGGCAACAATATTCAGTAGAATTATCGCAGGTGAAATACCTTGCTACAAGGTGGCGGAGGATGACAGATTCTTTGCGTTCCTTGACATCAATCCGTTGGTAAAAGGTCATACATTGGTCATTCCCAAGCAGGAAGTGGATTATATCTTCGATTTGAACGATGAGGATTTGGCGGCGATGCATGTTTTCGCCAAGAGAGTGGCACTTGCCATCGGCAAGGCCTTTCCGTGTAGAAAGGTAGGAGAAGCGGTATTGGGGCTGGAAGTGCCTCATGCGCACATACATTTGATTCCTATGCAGAACGAAAAAGATATGCTTTTCTCCAATCCCAAACTGAAACTGACGGACGAAGAATTCAAGGCTGTGGCAGAAGCTATCCGTGCAGTGCTTTAATCGGTTTATTTTCCTCCCCTAAATAAACGGAAGCGGGAGTTGGACTTCATCCAGCTCCCGCTATTTTTTTGCCTTCGGCACCTATCCTTTAATTTTTAATTTAAATGTATTCCTCTCCCAGTTTTATCTGGGCATCATTCACATATTTGCGGATGGTATGTTCTTCATCTTTCTTGCAAATCAGTAATACATTGTCCGACTCGGCTATGAGATAACCTTCCAAACCGTCGATAACTGCAAGTTTGTTGTCGGGCAGCACCACGATATTGTCTTTGCTATTATAGATGAGGGATTTACATTTTAAGGCTACATTGCCTGCTTCATCTTTGGGAGACAAATCATACAAAGACCCCCAGGTTCCTAAATCAGACCAGCCGAAATCGCCTAATGACACATATACATTGTCTGCCTTTTCCATGATGCCGAAGTCTATGGAGACATTGGGGCAAGCAGGGAAGTTCTCATCAATGAATTGTTTCTCTTGGACTGTTCCATACACATCTTTGCCGGGGGCCAGTTTGGAAGTCAGCTCGGGCAGCAGGGCTTCGTTTGCCTTGATGATGGTATTTACGTTCCACATGAACAGACCAGAGTTCCAATAGAATTCTCCACTTTCCACGAATACTTTTGCCAGTTCCAGTTCGGGCTTTTCAGTGAAGGTTTTTACCTTGTAGAAATTATCACCGGCGGCTTCGGCTATTTGTATATAGCCATATCCGGTTTCCGGACGGTTGGGCTTGATGCCGAGTGTCAGCAGATTGTCCGATTGGGAAACGAAGTCCAGCCCTTTTTCGATAGCTGCCAGAAATTCGCCTTCCTTCAGGATTAAGTGGTCCGAAGGAGCTACCACTATATTGGCGTTCGGATTCAAGGCGCGGATATGATAGGAAGCCCACGCAATGCAGGGGGCTGTATTCCTGCGTGTCGGCTCCAGTAGAATCTGTTCGGGTTTAAGTTCGGGAAGCTGTTCTTTTACAAGGTCGGCATACAAGTCATTTGTTACGATAAGTATATTTTCCATGGGGATTACCTGCTTGAAGCGGTCGAAGGTTTGCTGCAGCAAGGAACGTCCTGTACCGAAGAAATCCAGAAACTGTTTTGGAAGTGTCTTGCGGCTGAATGGCCAGAAACGGCTGCCGATTCCTCCGCCCATAATTACACAGAAATTATCCTTATTGGTTACCATGCTATTGATTTTAAAAGTTTCTGCTAATGTACTGCATATTTTACAAACAAGGAATGATTCAAGCAGGTTTTATCGTTTTTTTCGCCTTTTTTTAGGAAAAGTATTGCAGGTTTAGAAAAAAGCTGTATCTTTGCACCGCATTTGAGAAGTCAAACATGCCCAGATGGCGGAATCGGTAGACGCGCTGGTCTCAAACACCAGTGGATTCACTTCCATCCCGGTTCGACCCCGGGTCTGGGTACAAGAAAGAAAGCTAAGTATTTGATAGTTCAATACTTAGCTTTTTCTTTTGCTTGAATTTTCCCCACATTTTCCCCACACGTGCAAAAAATATAGCAGTAAGTCATTATTTCTTTTGGTTGAACGTAGTAAATAAGTTACCTTTGAAAAGAAATAAAGCCTATTAAATAAAAGTAATGGAACAAGGTGTTTGGCAAGAAATAGAACTGTTGTACCAGAAGTTTCAAAAACTTGGTATCAGTGAAGCGGTGGACTATGACAAGTACTACCTTTATTCTCTCATTACCCATTCCACAGCCATAGAAGGCTCAACGTTGACCGAACTTGATACGCAGCTTCTCTTTGACGAGGGAGTAACAGCGAAAGGGAAACCGCTTGTACATCATCTGATGAATGAAGATTTGAAGCAAGCGTATGAACTTGCCAAAACTGAATCAGGCAGTCTTGTACCTATAACTCCTGCTTTTCTGAAAAGGTTGAATGCAATGTTGATGCGTACTACTGGCAGCGTTCACAGTGTGTTGGGCGGCTCTTTTGATTCTTCTAAAGGAGAGTTCCGTCTATGTGGTGTTACGGCTGGTGTTGGTGGACATTCTTATATGAACTATTTGAAAGTTCCTGCTAAGGTGGATGAACTTTGTGCGATTCTTCAAGAGAAGCAAAAAAAAATGGGAACACTTCGAGAACAATACGAATTGAGCTTTAATGCCCACCTTAATTTAGTAACTATTCATCCGTGGGTGGATGGCAACGGAAGAACGGCTCGATTACTGATGAACTACATCCAATTTTGTTATCACCTTTTTCCGACCAAAATATTTAAAGAAGATAGAGAAGAATATATTCTTTCCCTGCGCCAATGTCAGAATGAAGAAACTAATCAGCCGTTTTTGGACTTTATGGCAAGGCAGTTGAAGAAATCACTTTCTATAGAAATTGAACGATTCAATGTATCACGAAAGAAAGGGTTTAGTTTTATGTTCTGATACTATATAAAACAAGGATTGCTATTTATGAGTTTATGGTAAACTTGCATGTGGGAAAGTTTGAACATCCATAGAAAGTGCCGTACTTGCCTTTCCTCAAAATGAGATGTCCTCCGCATTGAGGACAAACACCTTGATTTATTAGGCGTGAACTTCTGTATTGCCGAGCCTTTGCGTTATGCTTATGCTGTTTTAGTTTCTCTTTATCAGCGATTATGCGATTCTGGTTAATTGTCTGTATTATCCAATTTATGGTCTCCTGATTAAGAACAGCAGTTCTGTATTGTAATATAGCACGTTTTAGATTATATCTGTTTACAACTATGTTATTGTCAGCATGCACTTTTAATTCCGCACTGTTATTGAAAACGACAATTGGAATAAAAAGTATATCCGTTGAACATTTGAGCAAATGATGCAAAAATCTTACATGTCCAGCGTTTTGTTTTATCGGATTGTAAAATTGATGTTTACTTTTATAGATGGTTTGCGTCCAGTATTCACCGTTCTCTCTGCCCAAAATCCAACCTTTATATCCCTTTGTTTCAATTACAAAGACACCATAAGGTGAAACTACAATATGGTCAATTTGTGTTGAATATCCGTTACTTTCGAATAGTAAATCATTAAAAACAACATACTCTTCTGGTAACTCTTGAATCTTGTTATTCACAAGTTTTTCAGAATACTTGCCTTTCCACATTGGCATCTTCAATTTAATAAAGATTACCACTGCAAAAAAGATAACGGTGATGGCAATATGCATATTACTGATTTAATAGATTCTTTTTATCCATCTTTTACTTGATTCAAATCCCCATTGAACATGCCATCTTCTTCCTGTTACTTTATCTAACAAAAGAAATTGATATATATTTTTTGTTGGATATAATTCAAATGTTCCACAGCCTGTACCAAGAGATAGGTCTTCGTTATTAAGGGTTGCAGAACCTTCTTTATCATCATCCAAAGACCATTGTACAATTTCTATTTTCCCTGTCATTGTATCTAATTGCAGAAAATTATATATATTTTCTGTTGGATATAGCTTGTATCTATCAAGTCCATGCATACGAAAATCTATATCTTCTACAATAGCATGTATTTTAATCAAAGTAGAATCATTAACTGTTTTGGTATGTGAAATGGAACTTTCATTTTGTGCAAAAACACATAATGGAATTAAAAATAAATAAAAAATAATCGTAAGTTTCTTCATAGGTAAATCATTTAAGTGATTAAAATTAAGGGTAATAGTATAGCTATTACTGTATTTATTTCTTCCTATTTACATCCCATTTGAAAGTATAAATATAATCTCCGATGGGAATGTTTACAATCAAAATCTTACCTTTTTTCCTTTTAATATTCATATAGCCAATAATAGCTTCATCGGGATAAATAGTTGTGGTTTTTAAATATCCTTGTTCACGTATAGTTCGGTCATTATCCATCATTTGTCCTAATGTAAGCATTTGATTGGTAGATGCGACATTTGCTTGGTATGCTGCATTAGCGTCATAATGATTGGTTATGGTAGTGTAAGCATAACCATTAGAAGAATAAGACGTAGAATAGGATGTTGAATATCCTGCTGTTCCTGCATTAATGCCGGCAGAGATTCCATATAATGCCATAGCCCATGCTTGTGAGCGTTTTATTTTTTTTTGATATTCTTCATTTGTATATACTTCAAGTTTTAAAGTATCATCTTTTTTTGTTAGTAGATTAGAGTGTACGCTATCAGGTTGGAATACAATTGGGGTTTCACTTAAATTCTTGATAAAAATATCCAAGTGATAGTATTTTCCATAATCATCTTTTTCCTCAAAGCATGAAAGACCTACAACAAAATCATTTTTGTTTAAATAAGCCCAAAATTTTCCATCATTATATTCTGTCAGGATAGAATCGTTTTGGGGGTATATGAATGTTTGGGCTTTACATATGGTTGAAAGCAATAAAAATATTACCACGCATATATTCTGTTTCATATCAACTAACTGTTTTAATTATACACCTCCAGCTGCCACAAGGACTTTATAATATCACGAAGCGTGGAACTGTAATGCCACGTCTTTGAATGAAGGTCCTGAGAAAACCTTTGTGTACAGATGTAACAATAGCAGCCCACGCTATAGCGTGAGAACCACTATGCTATTCTTGTACACGTTTGAAAGTTTCTCAGGTTTTCATTCGCAAGAAATAAGCATAACGCTTCTTCTAAATTCTAATATGTCTTGGATAGAGTAGCCTCAATCCGCTTACAAAGATATTTAATTTTATTGAGATACAATCAAATACTATCATAATTACATTCTGAATCCTCTACTTTTTCTTGGTTCTTCTGCTAATTGTCGCAAACCTTGCCTTAATTTTTCCCATTGCTCCTTAAACCATTCGCCTATCGGCTGTCTGTTTATGGTCAGTATCAGTTTGCTATCATCGGTTGGATTCTTTTCCACCTTGAAAATATCATTCTTGATGTCAAACTTACGTTTGTGTTCTTCGGAATAAATCCTACCATTGCATCTGATAGCTTCCTTTTTTGTCAAAAGACTGTTTATCATATCTTTGGTAAATCCGATGGCATAGCAGAGCTTTTCCATTCTCAACATTTCTTTGAGCAATGGGAACCAGTTGAACGCTTTTTCAAGAATGGCGTTCAATCGTGAAATTTCCTTGTCTTTGGCTTCAAGTTCTTGATTATGTATTCCTTGCAGGTTACGAATCTGCTTACTATGCTGTTCCTGCATTTGTTGCATCTTGGCTTTTAATTCATCAATGCCCTTGTCACGTTTGGCAATTTCATGACGTAAATTCTCGTTAGATTGTTCTAAATCTTTCAACTTTCCACTTCCGAAAAGAGAACCTACACCACTGGTTATGGCAGTGGCTACATCGGTAGCTGCACTTTTGAGTTTGTCCGTGCGTATCTCTGCTTTTACTTGTTTGAGTTCTTGCTCGGCAAGGCTTACCTGTTGCTCCTTGTGTCGTTTGGTTTCCTCTATACGTTGCAGTTCGGCTTTCTGTTTTTTTATGATGAAATCGTTTCGCTCCAAGTGCTCCTTACCAGTGACAGCTTTTGCCTGCCCACGTTCCATCAGAAGTATATTGGAAGCCAAGGTCTGCATGGCTGCCATATCCTCGTCATTGAGCTTTCTGCTCTTTCCGGTTTCGTGGTTCATCCAGTCGAAAACGATATGGGCATGATAGTTCGGCTTGAACCATCTGTTCCCGACCTTGAAGCTTTCCCTGTCTTCCGCTTCCGGTTGACCGTTCAGCCAATGCCCTTCATCCTTGTGCAGGAAGATTTGCAACGGTGTGATGCCCCAGCGTCTTTGACACTCTTCACCGAATTTGCGTACATCAGCCAGTGTGGTATCCGGTCTGATGAGCAATACTCCTTCACGAATGGGTGAACATCCCGCCACCTTGATAATTTTTCCATTCTTTCCCTTGCGTTCCCTTTCCTTTTCCTGCATGGCACGTCCGGTCTTTTCCTTGACCATTTGCTTGATATTGTCATAATGAGTTCGCAGTTCGGGAGTGCCGAAGTCGGGATTTATCCACTGTTCGTTGTTGGTGGAGAGTTCGGGAACGACATAGATTCTGGACTCCCCGATGTTACGCATATATTCGGCAGTCCTTCGGTTGTGTACCTCGCTCGATGCGATGTTGCAAGGCTTGATGTGTATGCTTGATTTTGTTGCCATAGCTTCTTTTCTTTGTTTACAATTGATTTACTTTGCTCGCTTTCGCAGAGGGGTTCTTAGGGGTAACCCATAAGCGGAGATTGCAAAGAGAGGGTCACTCTTTGCTCGGGGTTCTCAGGGGTGAAACGCCCTGAGTGGGTTATTAGGGCAAAGTCCTAATCCCCTCGGGAGAGCCCACAACTACGAAAGCGGAGCGTGTAGTTATAGTGGGCTATAACCGAAAGCCGTTTTTCTTTTTCGGTGACTGGCTGCTCATCCCTTTGACGGATTGGACTTGCCTTTTTCTTTCAACCTGTTTCTGTAAGTATTCGTTCAAGTCCTTGCATCCGCTGTAAATCTGTGAAGCGTCACGGATGTATCGGTCTCTGCTGTATTCCTTGCGGATTTGTTGGAGAGCTTCTATGCCTGCATGGTCGTTGTCAAAAAAGCAGTGGATGCGTTCGTAATTGCCCAACGGATAGAGAGCCTTGTTTACATTCGATACGGAGTTTAATACGATGTAGTCCTGTCCGTCCAACTCCGGATAATTCGGGCAGCTCTCCTGTCTCAATGTCAGAAAGGAAAGGTAGTCCATGAAACCCTCGAACACATAACAAGTGTTCCTCGCTTTCCCCGATTGTCTGATGTGGGAGATTTCCTTTGGGGCGATGCAGCCCTTGAAATAGCGGTTGCGAACCTCAAACCCACCAGAACCATTGGGAAAGGCGATGGCAAAGTATCGCTTGCCGTTGTGGGTGAAACGTGCTTCACTACATTCTCTTTTCGCCAGTTCTATGTTAATTCCTCTACCTTGCAAGTAGGCAAGCAGGGCAGGAGATGACAGCGGAACAATCTCCAACTGTTGGAAGCTCGGCTCAGAAGAGCTTTGCTTTCCAAAAGAGAAAGATACCGGGCGCACGTGCGGTGTCTGCTCTGCTATCCGTTTCAAGATGTAAGGTACATGGTCGGTAGCGTACAGATGTGCAGCCAGTGCAATGATGTTTCCGCCCTTTCCCAAACCGAAGTCATACCATTGTTCACGTTCGGTATTCACTTTGAACGATGCTTCACTCTCTTCCCGAAACGGAGATTTGTACCAAAGGTTGATACCTTGTTGTTTTACTGGTGAATAACCCAAGCTGTGCAGGTAGTCGGCTATTCGTATGCTTTTAGCTTCTTCTATTGTCATTTTCTTGCGGATTTGTTGGTGAATGAAAAATGATGATTTGATGAATTTGGAATTTAACACACTGTTAAACAGCGTTATATCGGCTCATCTTTTTCTCATCAGATTGCTTGCCAAAAGAGAAATGATGTTTTCTTTTTTCATCAGCAATCGTTGTTGATGAGTGTTTGATGAATACATATCTATCTGTAAGGCAATATATTACTTCCCTTATTCATCATTTCATCAAAATAATTAGATAGCGGTCAGTTGTTCTTTCGTTACCGTATAAAACCGACCAGTTTTCCTTTTCGGCTCATAGTGGCACTCACGATGGGGTGCGAACTCATAAGCGGTGTAGGATAGCGAATTGTGTGCAGAAGTAAGTTTCCATACTTCCTGCACAACTTTCCTCACTTGATACTTTTCAACCTTGACCTGTGAATAGAGTAGCAAGGTTACAAGGTCGTTCAGGCAGAATGATACGCTTTCCACGTTCATGTTCGACATGATGTCAAGCAACAACTCGGTCATTTCTATTTCCAGTCGGTTGCGGTTGCTTCGGATTATTTTCTGCAAGGCTGCGGTATGTGTCAGTCTTGGGTTGAACCACATACGGCTTTCCTGTGTTGTGGATAGTTCCCTTTGGGTCAGGAAATAAAGAAATGCGGGTATTTCCGCTTTTAGCTTTTGCAGAAAGTTGGTATCATCACTCTGCAACGGCATTATCTTCCGCACCCAGTAGCGTGTTTCTCCTGCGTCTATGAGTATAGGCAGATATTCGTTGTTGGAACATAGCACGAACTTGGCGAAGAAAGCAATCTCCGTTCGGTCTTTGCCTTTGGCTTCCACCTTGTAGGTGAAAGTGGTGCTCAGGTTTTTCAACCGTTCGCTGTCTTCCCTGCGGTTGAGCAAAACTTCGTCCACAACGATTAGTAGCTTTCCTGCCCAGTCGGAATTGAACTGGCTGCGGAAATCTTCGTTGGTGTTGAAAGTCACGTTGTTCTCAAACACGGCTTTCAGGAAGTTCAAGAACGTGCTTTTGCCTGTGTTGCGTTCTTCTGAAACAAGTAGGACAATAGGCAGCTTCTGTGTCGGCTGTAGATACAGCAGTTGCATATAGTCCATACCCAGCTCGTATTGTTCCCCGAAGATGTGCCGCATCAAGGATTGGATGTGGGAGAAGTCCCCCTGCTGCGGTTTATGCTCTATAGGCTCGTAAAGGTTCAGAAATCCCTCAATCTCCTTTTGGTAGTTCAAATGGTTGGGAACGGTGCAAAAGCCGTCATACTTGGGGACGGTGGCAAGATAATTCTTTCCATAGTCCTGCCGTAATGTGCTGTTGTTCCATACGACACGTTTCTTCTCATAACCGCCATTGGCGCATGGCTGATTGACCACCTTGTACAAAGTTGTTCCTACGCGCATATATTCTTCCTCCTTCATAGGCTTAGATTAAAGGATTGTGTTCACCTAAAATTCTCTGAATGTCGGATTGTCGGTATCTGACCTTGTTTCCAACCTTTACAGGCTTCAGATAGTTTTTCTTAGACCAGTGCCAGAGTGTGGTATCACAAACACCGCACATCTTTTTCACTTCCTCTTTGGTTAGATACTTCTCCTTTCTTGCTTCCGCAATGGCGGTAGAAAGTTCATGCTTCGCACGGCTGATTAACTGGTTGGAGAATAATAGCAAATCTTCTCCTGTTACTTCCAACTTGATGTTGCCGTTTCCGTTTTGGATAATTGCCAATATGTCTGTCATAGGCTTCTTGAAACTGCCGGTTGTAAGACTTCCCGTTTCGGCAGTATTATAAACGAAAAGCCACTACCCCGATTAGGATAGTGGCGCAAATATATAATGAAAATCAATCGTAAAACAATGATATTCAATTCGTTAAATTCGTAAAAACGAAAAGCGAATTAAACGAACTTCAATTGGATAGATAGGCTTTCAATTCCTCGATGGCTTCATGGTCTTCACCAATGTCTTTTACCAGTTTCTTGCTGTTTCCAAACGGAGAAGTGAGATTTCTGTATGCTTTCTGGATGCCTCTTTCGTGGACGATTTCTTGTTCCTTGAACTGCTCGTACAGTGCGTTTCTGAAAGTCTTGATGGGACACTTCCGCATGAATCGGTATTCCACCAGTGCGATAAACAGTCGTGCTATATCTGTTTCCGTAGCATGGGTTTTCAATCGTGTGCCAATTCTTTCAATCAGTATGTCATGCCTTTCTATCAGAAGTTCTGGCAACGTGCGTGTGTCGGCTTTGCGTCCTGCGGTCTTTGGCTGTTCTTCCTGCAGCATATCTGTTTCTTCCTCGTCCATGTCTTCATCTTCTTCTATTGCCCATTCCACGAGAGAGTTTTCCTCAATGGCTTTCTGTTGCTTCCTGAATACTTGCCAGTCCTCTTTGGTTCTCATGCCATTGGCGATGCTTTTTCTGATAATGAATTTGACCATGCCGGAAACAAGCCATTTGTATAAGGTGGGAATATCCTTTCTTTTGGTCAGTTCCTCACCCTGTTCCACCATGCACTCATAGCTTCGTCCGTAATAGAGCCATGCAAGCATGGCAGGAACAATACTTCTCTTGTTCGGGGTATGAAACTCATTCACTATCTTCTCGGCAAGGTCTGATTGTAAAAGAACATTTTCCAGTTCCTCGAAATCAGGGTTTCTATCATCGCCTATTCTCTTGCGTGCTGCTTCTTTATATTTCGGAACAAGCCTTACAGCCGTATTGAAAATATTGAAGAACCCTTTGAACTTCTTGTCGTTCATTTCTTCTACAAAATCGGCATATTCATTCGGATGGCTGTCGAGCCATTCCTTTATCAGTCTTTTGAAATTATCATATTCCTGTTGTCCCATACAAGTATCAGTCTAATAGTTTTACAAGGTCTTTCTTCATTTCTTCGTCAATATCCCTGTATCGTCTGAAAGCTTTGCTTCCCTCCTTGTGTCCCGACAGTGCGGAAACAAGGTTCGGGTCTTTCACTTTTTTATAGATATTGCCGATAAACGTACGTCTTGCCAGATGGCTGCTTGCCACTTCATAAATAGGTCGTTTGATTTCGTTGTGCGTCAACGGGTCTAAGATTGTTACGATGCGGTCAACTCCAGCTAATTTGAATATCTTTTTTATGGCATCATTGTACTTTTGCTCGGATATGAACGGCAACAGTTTTCCCTCATATTCTTTGTAGCGTTCAAGGATTTCTTTCGCTTTGTCGTTAAGTGGAACACGTACCGTAACCGGATTCCCCTCTTTGGTTTTCTTGGGAATATATTCTATGGCTTCATTGACCACATTTAGTTTGGTCATTCGGTACAGGTCGCTCACCCTGCATCCTATCAGTGTCTGAAATATGAATATATCCCTCTGTATTGCCAGTTGTGGGGTGGCAGAAAGGTCTGCATTAAAAATCCTGTCCCTTTCTTCGAGTGTTATATAATAAGGTGTACCATATGTACACTCCTCTATCGGAAACTTGTCGAAAGGTCTGTTTGTGGTGCGTTTGTTATCGAAGCACCACAGGAAGAATGTGCGTATTCTTGAAAAACAGTCTATCAGCGTGTTTTTGCTTCTGGGCTGTGGTGTCCTCTTTTCGGGAATGGCTTCATAAATGCTCGGGTAAAGTTCATAATACTGGTATTCGTTCTGAAAGAAATCCCACATATCCCGAAGCGTGTCAGGTGTTACCAAATCCACATCAAGGATAAAGCCCTTTTGTCCTCTCTTTGTAGCCCTTACATATAGTTCATAACGCAGTA
This genomic window contains:
- the greA gene encoding transcription elongation factor GreA, translated to MAYMSEDGYKKLMAELKHLETVERPKISAAIAEARDKGDLSENAEYDAAKEAQGMLEMKINNLKLTIADAKIIDESKLKTDSVQILNKVELKNVKNGMKMVYTIVSESEANLKEGKISVNTPIAQGLLGKKVGDIAEIKVPQGMINLEVVNISF
- a CDS encoding HIT family protein, which gives rise to MATIFSRIIAGEIPCYKVAEDDRFFAFLDINPLVKGHTLVIPKQEVDYIFDLNDEDLAAMHVFAKRVALAIGKAFPCRKVGEAVLGLEVPHAHIHLIPMQNEKDMLFSNPKLKLTDEEFKAVAEAIRAVL
- a CDS encoding mannose-1-phosphate guanylyltransferase produces the protein MVTNKDNFCVIMGGGIGSRFWPFSRKTLPKQFLDFFGTGRSLLQQTFDRFKQVIPMENILIVTNDLYADLVKEQLPELKPEQILLEPTRRNTAPCIAWASYHIRALNPNANIVVAPSDHLILKEGEFLAAIEKGLDFVSQSDNLLTLGIKPNRPETGYGYIQIAEAAGDNFYKVKTFTEKPELELAKVFVESGEFYWNSGLFMWNVNTIIKANEALLPELTSKLAPGKDVYGTVQEKQFIDENFPACPNVSIDFGIMEKADNVYVSLGDFGWSDLGTWGSLYDLSPKDEAGNVALKCKSLIYNSKDNIVVLPDNKLAVIDGLEGYLIAESDNVLLICKKDEEHTIRKYVNDAQIKLGEEYI
- a CDS encoding Fic family protein, whose translation is MEQGVWQEIELLYQKFQKLGISEAVDYDKYYLYSLITHSTAIEGSTLTELDTQLLFDEGVTAKGKPLVHHLMNEDLKQAYELAKTESGSLVPITPAFLKRLNAMLMRTTGSVHSVLGGSFDSSKGEFRLCGVTAGVGGHSYMNYLKVPAKVDELCAILQEKQKKMGTLREQYELSFNAHLNLVTIHPWVDGNGRTARLLMNYIQFCYHLFPTKIFKEDREEYILSLRQCQNEETNQPFLDFMARQLKKSLSIEIERFNVSRKKGFSFMF
- a CDS encoding NERD domain-containing protein, whose amino-acid sequence is MHIAITVIFFAVVIFIKLKMPMWKGKYSEKLVNNKIQELPEEYVVFNDLLFESNGYSTQIDHIVVSPYGVFVIETKGYKGWILGRENGEYWTQTIYKSKHQFYNPIKQNAGHVRFLHHLLKCSTDILFIPIVVFNNSAELKVHADNNIVVNRYNLKRAILQYRTAVLNQETINWIIQTINQNRIIADKEKLKQHKHNAKARQYRSSRLINQGVCPQCGGHLILRKGKYGTFYGCSNFPTCKFTINS
- a CDS encoding coiled-coil domain-containing protein, with translation MATKSSIHIKPCNIASSEVHNRRTAEYMRNIGESRIYVVPELSTNNEQWINPDFGTPELRTHYDNIKQMVKEKTGRAMQEKERERKGKNGKIIKVAGCSPIREGVLLIRPDTTLADVRKFGEECQRRWGITPLQIFLHKDEGHWLNGQPEAEDRESFKVGNRWFKPNYHAHIVFDWMNHETGKSRKLNDEDMAAMQTLASNILLMERGQAKAVTGKEHLERNDFIIKKQKAELQRIEETKRHKEQQVSLAEQELKQVKAEIRTDKLKSAATDVATAITSGVGSLFGSGKLKDLEQSNENLRHEIAKRDKGIDELKAKMQQMQEQHSKQIRNLQGIHNQELEAKDKEISRLNAILEKAFNWFPLLKEMLRMEKLCYAIGFTKDMINSLLTKKEAIRCNGRIYSEEHKRKFDIKNDIFKVEKNPTDDSKLILTINRQPIGEWFKEQWEKLRQGLRQLAEEPRKSRGFRM
- a CDS encoding toprim domain-containing protein translates to MTIEEAKSIRIADYLHSLGYSPVKQQGINLWYKSPFREESEASFKVNTEREQWYDFGLGKGGNIIALAAHLYATDHVPYILKRIAEQTPHVRPVSFSFGKQSSSEPSFQQLEIVPLSSPALLAYLQGRGINIELAKRECSEARFTHNGKRYFAIAFPNGSGGFEVRNRYFKGCIAPKEISHIRQSGKARNTCYVFEGFMDYLSFLTLRQESCPNYPELDGQDYIVLNSVSNVNKALYPLGNYERIHCFFDNDHAGIEALQQIRKEYSRDRYIRDASQIYSGCKDLNEYLQKQVERKRQVQSVKGMSSQSPKKKNGFRL
- a CDS encoding primase-helicase family protein translates to MKEEEYMRVGTTLYKVVNQPCANGGYEKKRVVWNNSTLRQDYGKNYLATVPKYDGFCTVPNHLNYQKEIEGFLNLYEPIEHKPQQGDFSHIQSLMRHIFGEQYELGMDYMQLLYLQPTQKLPIVLLVSEERNTGKSTFLNFLKAVFENNVTFNTNEDFRSQFNSDWAGKLLIVVDEVLLNRREDSERLKNLSTTFTYKVEAKGKDRTEIAFFAKFVLCSNNEYLPILIDAGETRYWVRKIMPLQSDDTNFLQKLKAEIPAFLYFLTQRELSTTQESRMWFNPRLTHTAALQKIIRSNRNRLEIEMTELLLDIMSNMNVESVSFCLNDLVTLLLYSQVKVEKYQVRKVVQEVWKLTSAHNSLSYTAYEFAPHRECHYEPKRKTGRFYTVTKEQLTAI
- a CDS encoding helix-turn-helix transcriptional regulator, which translates into the protein MTDILAIIQNGNGNIKLEVTGEDLLLFSNQLISRAKHELSTAIAEARKEKYLTKEEVKKMCGVCDTTLWHWSKKNYLKPVKVGNKVRYRQSDIQRILGEHNPLI
- a CDS encoding DUF6043 family protein, with translation MGQQEYDNFKRLIKEWLDSHPNEYADFVEEMNDKKFKGFFNIFNTAVRLVPKYKEAARKRIGDDRNPDFEELENVLLQSDLAEKIVNEFHTPNKRSIVPAMLAWLYYGRSYECMVEQGEELTKRKDIPTLYKWLVSGMVKFIIRKSIANGMRTKEDWQVFRKQQKAIEENSLVEWAIEEDEDMDEEETDMLQEEQPKTAGRKADTRTLPELLIERHDILIERIGTRLKTHATETDIARLFIALVEYRFMRKCPIKTFRNALYEQFKEQEIVHERGIQKAYRNLTSPFGNSKKLVKDIGEDHEAIEELKAYLSN